In Aedes albopictus strain Foshan chromosome 3, AalbF5, whole genome shotgun sequence, the genomic window CTGTTCAACACACTCGCGgtccttaaggggctgtccataaccaCGTGGATATGTTTGTGGATATCCTGGCACAGTTGAGCTGAAAGTCAGTTAGTGACATTCAGACGTTAATCAGACCTCcaccccctccccactaacatgAGAAATAGACGCCCACCTTCCCTCTCACACTCATCTCAAGCTACATGGATTCGGTTTatcaatatttgttttttttataatgaATAGAATAATAATACTTTTAATTTCAAAAATCACTGTACATCAAACACATTTTAATACTCTGGTTCTGGTTCCGGTTCGGGCCTTGGCAGCGAAATGCCAGAGCACTCGGAAAACTGAGCCACCAAATCGCGCCCATTTTCAGTGTGCTCACTGATTGCCGCCGAAATACGAGCCAACTCAACGGCCACAGTCAACCGCCAGGCATTTTCACACGCCGCAATTTGAATTTCCTGCAAACGGCTCGGTGGGTCATCACGTGGTATCTCCTGGCAGCGCCGATGGCGTTCGATCAAATATCTGATGGTCAGGCGTGCTTCGGCAATCACTTCAGCCAGTTCCTCTACGTTTTCAGCTTCTATCGCGTCAAGCACCTCCTGTCGATAGTAAATATCTTGAATTATAGGTTGTCGTGCGGGAAAATCCCAGCCCTCCACAACCGGGGGCAGCTCGATTACTCACATTCAGGCAGTCGATAACTATGTCCGACTCGTCGTGCTGGAAAACATAGAATAGAGTTTCTTCAGTAATAAATTTTTAATCCGTTAGCATGGTGAATTTGTCTCTCTGTTTTATCGCAACGATTCAACCTGCGAAAGAACTATGCTCACCCTTTACGCCCTGCATGTTTGATGGGTAAGGTGAAAACAAGAAAAAGTGGAAAAGGGGGAACATGGACATCGACTACAGCTTTTCACACACTCGGTACTACAACGAGCGGGATGGCAAACGTAGAGTACATTTCACACCCGGCCGATTCTCTTTCTCGGGTGGCAATataatttcattaaattttcacAAAAACAAAAACGAGAACATGGTAGAGGGTGGAAAATCCAGGCCATTTTTTCCCCGAATGCACCTTTCCCAGGTATACTTTTCCTGATTCCCCATCGTGTTGCGGGGTTGGTTGAATCGTTGCGGATGGGCCCCAGAGAAATAGATGGCTGAGAACTGACACACTTGCGTGGGAGCAGCGATGATCGCCCCAACTAGAGCAAATACAATGAACAGCTTATTCATGGTAGACTGCAACTATCCTTCGGCGGCTAGACGGCTTTAATGAAGAAATCAAAACCCAAACAACTTTCCGGGTATTTTTATGCACAGGACACGACAACCAACGGCCTGCAAGCGATGACTTACGGACTGCTACTACGAGGTGTCAATCAACCGAAGCTGGCTTTTTATTGTGGCCCCTTTGGGATGGTGCTGACCATTCTTCTGTTTGCTAGCCCCAAGCAACTCGCGATTGGTAGTAGCTTTGACCAAGCGAGCTGGCTTATCACTTTTCGTGGCGCTTTCGTGACGATTAGCATTATCTGATGTCAGGGCTTGTAATTTTGTGGGCACGGGCGATGCGATATGAGGGTTCTCGAGGGGTGTAGCTTGAGTGCTTCGCATTCTAATAATACAGTCAGCGCGGTGGATTTGACTACGGTAATCATGGCGATGGTAAAAGATTGATTAATCAACCCGAGCAATCGGACAAGGTGTGAAAACAGAATTCGAAAAAGTCCAAATCGTAATCAGATTATGATGCGGTTGAACTTTTAATACGCTCATTTGCGTCACGCGACTGCCAGCTATATTTTGTTTTTGGATGATTGATTTCACACGAGTAATTGATAACACCAATTTGCTCAATCGGATTTTGCTTTATTTTGGAATCCATACGCATGTTTGTAGCTATATAGATTAGATGGATTAGATTAATTTGAACAAATTGCGGCAGTTGAATTAATGTCAAATATGCAGTATTTGACCCGAGGACATATTATTTAGCGGGGTGGAATTGATTACCTTGACAGTATTGAAATTCCTCACTGGACGACAATGCTCCGAGCTCATTATCTATTAAATTTATATGCTGCGTATCTATGTACGATAGAAAAAGACTTAGTAGTTCTCAATTCAAATGAATTACTTCATTGATTTATATATTTATTAGGCACAACATCAAAGTAATTAAAACACTGAGGTTGCAGATGCAGCTCTCAAATGTCAGTCACGCTAACAGCTTTTGCCTTttgagttcatcaccttgtcacagtctTCAGTGATGAAATGAATCGTTTACTTGAAACCCTTCATACAGTTTTGCAcatcgttcatcgttgctttggtCAAGTCTGGTCAGCGTCCCAGGCAAGCCATACTCTTCCACATTTTTAATCTGGTTCATTGGCGATCGGCCGTTAAATCTTCCGACGAACTCATACGTTTTGAatgacagacgatggaagataatctgggatatcATATTGTAGGCGGTATGcaactccttcggtagctgttcgattttaCAAATGTTGACAATCAACCAGTGCAGACAAACGATAAATTCTGCGATACTACCTTTAttagctgctttgttgattttcagCTGGTGAATcgaatccttaacttctctcagcctGTAAGTTAGATTATAATTGTCTTCTTTCCGGCTTtctgttctgtggtttagttggtcAAATGCCAATCCAGCGAATACGGAGTCTTGGGTTCGAATCCCAAtacaacgcgattttttttttcactatttcatctctcattttgccaatcaacattctgtgtcttctaattctCAAGAAAATTTGCTGGAATAGATTGCAAAGAAAGaagcttctgaatgaatttaaaacaaattatgatagtaatttttcgaagtagtttttgaaaaagttggcAAATAAtgcatgaaaaaataaaaaatgccaATTCGGTTGGCTGAATGGTTAAACATAATTGTTAAATCTCAAAAATAATTGGCAaagaaactcccaaagaaatttgAACAATTGCCTAGGAAATATCCAAAGTCACTGTTTActcaattccaaaagaaactgcaGAAGCAGTTTACTAAAAAAAGATGATTATGTTTCCTAAGTAACAACCATAAAAGTTTTTCAGACAAATCCCAAAAGTTGCTTGCCCAAATCATTTCGCAAAGAAATTCCCgataaaatttccaaagtaaaaGCCGAATAAATACCTAACATGATTTTTTAAACAGTTTACAATACCATTATCAAAGAAGCTTATGAAATAATCTCTGGTGCaataaaaaactgaagaaattctcaaaaacattatcgaataatttaaaacaaattgtcTACATTTTTTCTCATattatttgctgaagaaatttacaaaaaaaaacaatgctgaaggaatttaaaaacaTCCAAAAGGTTACTGTAGGAAATTACCAAAGGTATCAAATAAATTCACAATGGAATGGCCTAGAACATTTGAAACAATCgccgaaaaaaaattgaaaaaaaaatccacaggaaCTCACAATATTGTACTGGAAAAGGAATGGCATCTCCAGAGGCATTCAAAAGATGCGAAGGACTTATCTAAAAGAGTACAAGGAAATGGCCAAAAGATTTTCCGAAGCAGTTTCCACAAAAACAAACTTGGAGAGAAAATTCCCAAAGGTATTaccgaatttttttttatgaattgcagaagaaatttccaaagaaattactgaaagaattctcaaagaaattatcCAATGAATCTATGAACGAGTCAAAGTAGCAATATCTTTCCTAATGAAATGTAGAAGTAATTTTCACAGAACTTGCCAATAGAATTAATCATGGTAATCGTGGTAaatatcaattgacatttttcgaaggtagttcgtgacatgtaccttaaatattcaaaaaagagtgttttttccgtgactttcttgtagaactggtctagccacacaagcattctttcaaagatcctttcataaaattctataaaaaaagttccaggttgatttttttatttctgcaggattttcttcagaaattactccttcagtatttttatGTAACTATCCCAGAACAAATTTTGTAACAAAttattctatgaattccttcaaagctatctccaggcatttttctaaggattccttcagaaacttcttcaggaattcctcagaaatttattgatgtATTTATACAAAAGATACACCAGTACCTTGCAGTTTCTACAGAATATCTTGAATAACTTTTTACCTTGAAACTACTTTTGAAGTTCctcaagggaagattcaaatattacgtccattattttttgggatttctaaaacccccctcccccctctgtcaagcaattttcctatacctaatacacgtactgccaTACTTTTCtataccccccctcccccaaatgttggacgccatttttgaacatcccccaaGGAGTTTCTTACAATTTTGTTCTATGAATTATGATATtgcaagaagtttcttcaggtacttttgtacagaaatcgctcaagaaaatgttcaaaaatatcTTCTAGGAAAGTTATAACAAGGAGTTTTTTAaagaagggattccttcagacaatcatccatggatttcttaaaaaatccttcagagattctttcaaaaattgtttcagacATTTTCGCGCCGTTTCTGAGAGAACCTCtgaaaaaataattcctggagaaatatttgaaacaatttctacattaatctttgaaggaacccccgTTGAGATATATCTGACGGAGCCATAGGAGCAGTTTCTAAAAAAAGTCGTTTCTCTGtacttttttaaagatttttttctatgaattcctgtaaaactccatgaaagaactcttgaagaaattccacaattcttaaaaaatcctttagactctgaagaagtctctaaagatttttttgaaaaaatcgaaGACGAAATATCAGAAATAATCCTAgcggaaatttctaaagagattcctctaaggaaaTCTCCAGTTTTAATGTCTGTATAGTCttgggaaattctttcgaataaaaccctgggaaattcttggagaaatctcaacaggaaattcttgaaaacttcATAGAGAATTACCTAGAGAAAAACCTCGGAATCCTGTATGtggaaggttttttttaagaCATCCtattaagaaatttcagaaggaattctgaacttttgatttttttatcatCATTCTTATCGATGATtgcatttctgaaggtatttctggagcaatttgtgaatatatttctgaagaaattcctgtaggaatatctgaaaaaaaaaacacttagatAAGCTTCTGCTACGAtcccttggaaaaaaaaacttatgagatctaatctaatctaatctaatctaacacatgcgcagccagtacaagaaagcatcctggaaaataatcaggttagattacacccaattatttttcttgtcaatattgatgattgcagcatatcgaaaatatgacaca contains:
- the LOC115259314 gene encoding uncharacterized protein LOC115259314, with product MNKLFIVFALVGAIIAAPTQHDESDIVIDCLNEVLDAIEAENVEELAEVIAEARLTIRYLIERHRRCQEIPRDDPPSRLQEIQIAACENAWRLTVAVELARISAAISEHTENGRDLVAQFSECSGISLPRPEPEPEPEY